A genomic segment from Nicotiana sylvestris chromosome 1, ASM39365v2, whole genome shotgun sequence encodes:
- the LOC138868143 gene encoding protein FAR1-RELATED SEQUENCE 11-like, producing MGLIWVMELEKYGKWRHSIVGRGERLKMSLQWEAPEVLNNISVDFTVGVSRSHCSCGDNECYINGENTGRSDEELRHENIDIGNSDLYKGKVFNSDDEAYNCYVNFAKQIGFSTRRDRYFGSAERPTGIYRRDYVCHRARSPRPQKVVEKERQRDRKSSRCNCNAKMCVAKEIINGVTCWIVVYFDNVHNHELLNHKEVKFLPAYRNIDIIDQKRILLLAKAGCSMSLIRRVLELEKGVDVGQLFFTKKDIRKFVQSQSSTNIEYDALELLKICKSLKDKDVDFQYDFTVDACQRLENIIWTFGDSIRAYEIFGNVSFLWLMNGKHPQTILTDQDLGLIEAIKLPLTKHAFCIWHITSKFSTWFSFVLGSRYLQFKYEFRRLYEIGSIEEFECQWKKLITKFDLESDSHIKLLYVNRASWALPYLKGYFFAGMTTTGRSESINAYLKRFLHARTSLKEFVEQKHASKVLTPFSFKLLQDEMILSVEYGLFSNSDGSYIVRHYDKTDGGRFVYWNPLEETFYLSTNAHNYFMLPEKYLLAGWRQENVLVLKFSHMMNPNNDDNEFQSLQSIVRDLTRESMKTKVVLIVPKGN from the exons GTGCTTAATAATATTTCCGTCGATTTTACGGTAGGTGTCTCAAGAAGTCATTGTTCATGTGGTGATAATGAATGTTATATTAATGGAGAAAATACTGGAAGATCAGATGAAGAACTTAGACATGAAAATATTGACATAGGTAATAGTGACTTGTACAAGGGCAAAGTGTTTAATAGTGATGATGAAGCTTATAATTGCTATGTAAATTTTGCTAAACAAATTGGTTTCTCAACTAGACGAGATCGCTATTTTGGAAGTGCAGAACGTCCTACGGGAATTTATAGGAGAGATTACGTTTGCCATCGAGCTAGAAGCCCTCGTCCTCAGAAGGTTGTTGAAAAAGAGCGACAACGAGACCGAAAATCTTCTAGATGTAATTGTAATGCTAAGATGTGTGTTGCAAAAGAAATAATTAATGGCGTCACTTGTTGGATAGTGGTGTATTTTGATAATGTCCACAATCATGAACTATTGAATCATAAGGAAGTGAAATTTCTTCCTGCTTATCGAAATATTGACATTATTGATCAAAAGAGGATTCTACTTCTTGCAAAAGCTGGATGTTCAATGAGTTTAATCCGAAGAGTGCTTGAACTAGAAAAGGGTGTAGATGTAGGCCAGTTGTTTTTTACGAAAAAAGACATCAGGAAGTTTGTTCAATCACAAAGTTCTACCAATATTGAATATGATGCTTTGGAGCTATTAAAAATTTGTAAGAGTTTGAAAGACAAAGATGTTGATTTCCAATATGATTTCACAGTTGATGCATGCCAAAGACTTGAAAATATCATTTGGACATTTGGGGACTCCATTCGTGCTTATGAGATTTTTGGAAATGTG AGTTTTTTATGGCTTATGAATGGAAAACATCCACAAACCATATTAACTGATCAAGATCTTGGTTTAATAGAAGCGATCAAACTTCCTCTCACAAAACATGCCTTTTGTATATGGCATATTACATCCAAGTTCTCTACTTGGTTTTCTTTTGTCCTTGGTTCAAGGTATCTGCAATTTAAATATGAATTTCGCAGGCTTTATGAAATTGGTAGCATAGAAGAATTTGAGTGTCAGTGGAAAAAATTGATTACTAAATTCGATCTTGAATCAGATAGTCATATCAAATTGCTTTATGTAAACCGTGCATCATGGGCATTGCCATATTTGAAAGGATATTTTTTTGCTGGAATGACAACAACTGGACGCTCTGAATCTATTAATGCATATTTGAAAAGATTTTTACATGCAAGAACTAGTTTGAAAGAATTTGTTGAGCAG AAACATGCATCAAAAGTCCTCacacctttttccttcaagttatTACAGGATGAGATGATACTCTCTGTTGAATATGGTCTATTTTCAAATAGTGATGGATCTTATATTGTGCGCCACTACGACAAAACAGATGGTGGACGTTTTGTCTATTGGAATCCATTAGAAGAG ACATTCTATTTGAGTACTAATGCTCATAACTATTTCATGTTGCCAGAGAAGTATTTGTTGGCTGGATGGAGGCAAGAAAATGTATTGGTACTAAAATTTTCTCAtatgatgaatcccaataacgACGACAATGAGTTCCAAAGTCTTCAATCTATAGTTAGAGATTTGACTCGTGAATCAATGAAGACAAAAGTCGTCTTGATTGTGCCAAAAGGGAATTAG